The proteins below are encoded in one region of Pseudomonas ekonensis:
- a CDS encoding type I secretion system permease/ATPase, whose protein sequence is MTSMEPGSTGIDPRLSFDDPLLDGLLILCKLHGAIVSRASLSAGLPLDKQRLSLDLLPRAAARAGLQARLLRRELKDISPLNLPVLLLLNNGRTAVLRRLADDGKALILPSEADGGEQWVSHEELAGHYSGQALFARPRHELEDLRSPLVPRVQAWFRDTLKLSKWLYSDAVLASFLINLLGLMVPLFVMQTYDRVVPNQATSTLWVLAIGLLIGTGFELVLRVVRAHLLDTAGKKTDVILSATLFERITGMAMKARPATIGGFAQSIHDFQGLREFLTAVTLTSLIDLPFVVLMLAVIGLLGGWLVVIPLAAFPVTIVFALVIQARLRDTVQKSLSLGAERQALLIETLGGLETLKACSAESERQHKWESTHGALTRLDSHARNLSALATNGTLFIQQFSGMATIVAGVYSIIAGNLSVGALVASYMLGSRVLAPLGQIAGLITRYQQAQLTMKSTDALMALPQERDGKQRPLERTQLQGALDVNGVTFHYNGQNAPALNHISFSLKPGERIGIIGRSGSGKSTLARLVMGFYEPGEGQLLLDGLDLRQLDVADLRQQVGYVAHDLPLLAGSLRDNLTLGARYVSDARMLEVAELTGVTELARQHPQGFDRPVGERGQLLSGGQRQAVLLARALLLDPPIMLLDEPTSAMDNSSEDALRQKLHEQVQGKTLLLVTHRTSMLSLVDRLLVLDNGRIVADGPKEAVIDALRKGRVGSAAV, encoded by the coding sequence ATGACCAGCATGGAACCCGGCAGCACCGGGATCGATCCGCGGCTGAGTTTCGACGACCCGTTGCTCGACGGTCTGTTGATCCTCTGCAAGCTCCACGGCGCCATCGTCAGCCGCGCCAGCCTGAGCGCCGGCCTGCCCCTGGACAAGCAACGCCTGAGCCTGGACCTGCTGCCCCGCGCAGCCGCACGGGCCGGTTTGCAGGCGCGCCTGCTGCGCCGCGAACTGAAAGACATCTCCCCGCTCAACCTGCCGGTGCTGCTGCTGTTGAACAACGGCCGCACCGCCGTGCTGCGGCGCCTGGCCGATGACGGCAAGGCGCTGATCCTGCCCAGCGAGGCCGACGGCGGCGAGCAGTGGGTCAGCCACGAAGAGCTTGCCGGGCACTACAGCGGCCAGGCCCTCTTCGCCCGACCGCGCCATGAGCTGGAAGACCTGCGCTCGCCGCTGGTGCCACGGGTGCAGGCCTGGTTCCGCGACACCCTGAAACTGTCGAAATGGTTGTACAGCGACGCGGTCCTCGCCAGTTTCCTGATCAACCTGCTGGGCCTGATGGTGCCGCTGTTCGTCATGCAGACCTACGACCGCGTGGTGCCGAACCAGGCCACCTCGACCCTCTGGGTGCTGGCCATCGGGTTGCTGATCGGCACCGGCTTCGAACTGGTGCTGCGGGTGGTGCGCGCGCACCTGCTGGACACCGCCGGCAAGAAGACCGACGTGATCCTGTCCGCGACCCTGTTCGAGCGCATCACCGGCATGGCGATGAAGGCCAGGCCCGCGACCATCGGCGGCTTCGCCCAGAGCATCCACGACTTCCAGGGCCTGCGCGAATTCCTCACCGCAGTGACCCTGACCAGTCTGATCGACCTGCCCTTCGTGGTGCTGATGCTGGCGGTGATCGGCCTGCTCGGCGGCTGGCTGGTGGTGATTCCGCTGGCGGCGTTCCCGGTCACCATCGTGTTCGCCCTGGTGATCCAGGCCCGCCTGCGCGACACCGTACAGAAAAGCCTGAGCCTGGGCGCCGAGCGCCAGGCGCTGCTGATCGAGACCCTCGGCGGCCTGGAGACCCTCAAGGCGTGCAGCGCCGAAAGCGAGCGCCAGCACAAGTGGGAAAGCACCCACGGCGCCCTCACCCGCCTCGACAGCCATGCGCGCAACCTCTCGGCGCTGGCGACCAACGGCACGCTGTTCATCCAGCAGTTCTCGGGGATGGCGACGATCGTCGCCGGGGTCTACAGCATCATCGCCGGCAACCTGAGCGTCGGCGCGCTGGTGGCCAGCTACATGCTCGGCAGCCGCGTGCTCGCGCCGCTGGGGCAGATCGCCGGGCTGATCACCCGCTACCAGCAAGCGCAACTGACGATGAAAAGCACCGACGCCCTGATGGCCCTGCCCCAGGAGCGCGACGGCAAGCAGCGGCCCCTGGAGCGCACGCAACTGCAAGGCGCGCTGGACGTCAACGGCGTGACCTTCCATTACAACGGCCAGAACGCCCCGGCCCTGAACCACATCAGCTTCAGCCTCAAGCCCGGTGAACGGATCGGCATCATCGGCCGCAGCGGCTCGGGCAAAAGCACCCTGGCGCGGCTGGTGATGGGTTTCTACGAGCCCGGTGAAGGCCAGTTGCTGCTCGACGGCCTGGACCTGCGCCAACTGGACGTGGCCGACCTGCGCCAACAGGTCGGTTACGTCGCCCATGACCTGCCGCTGCTGGCCGGCAGCCTGCGCGACAACCTCACCCTCGGCGCCCGCTACGTCAGCGATGCGCGGATGCTCGAAGTCGCCGAACTGACCGGCGTCACCGAACTGGCCCGTCAGCACCCGCAAGGCTTCGACCGGCCGGTGGGCGAGCGCGGCCAACTGCTCTCCGGCGGCCAGCGCCAGGCGGTGCTGCTGGCCCGGGCGCTGCTGCTCGATCCGCCGATCATGCTGCTGGACGAACCCACCAGCGCCATGGACAACAGCAGCGAAGACGCCCTGCGCCAGAAGCTCCACGAACAGGTGCAGGGCAAGACCCTGCTGCTGGTCACCCACCGCACCTCGATGCTGAGCCTGGTGGATCGGTTGCTGGTGCTGGACAACGGCCGGATCGTCGCCGACGGTCCGAAGGAAGCGGTCATCGATGCGCTGCGCAAGGGCCGGGTCGGCTCGGCCGCGGTCTAG